The genomic region NNNNNNNNNNNNNNNNNNNNNNNNNNNNNNNNNNNNNNNNNNNNNNNNNNNNNNNNNNNNNNNNNNNNNNNNNNNNNNNNNNNNNNNNNNNNNNNNNNNNNNNNNNNNNNNNNNNNNNNNNNNNNNNNNNNNNNNNNNNNNNNNNNNNNNNNNNNNNNNNNNNNNNNNNNNNNNNNNNNNNNNNNNNNNNNNNNNNNNNNNNNNNNNNNNNNNNNNNNNNNNNNNNNNNNNNNNNNNNNNNNNNNNNNNNNNNNNNNNNNNNNNNNNNNNNNNNNNNNNNNNNNNNNNNNNNNNNNNNNNNNNNNNNNNNNNNNNNNNNNNNNNNNNNNNNNNNNNNNNNNNNNNNNNNNNNNNNNNNNNNNNNNNNNNNNNNNNNNNNNNNNNNNNNNNNNNNNNNNNNNNNNNNNNNNNNNNNNNNNNNNNNNNNNNNNNNNNNNNNNNNNNNNNNNNNNNNNNNNNNNNNNNNNNNNNNNNNNNNNNNNNNNNNNNNNNNNNNNNNNNNNNNNNNNNNNNNNNNNNNNNNNNNATGTAACGTTATCAATAATTGGAGGCATTCAACCTTCACGCATCATTCCCATTATTCAAGCAATGCACCATGGAACAAATAATGACGGCTTATTGCAACGCTTTCAAATGCTTGTGTGGCCCGATGAAAATCAAGAGTGGAAATTGATTGATAGACCTCCCAATCAAGAGGGCTGGCAAAAATATGAAGGGGTATTTCGCTCTTTTCGTGATAAACGACTAGGTTCTCCAGAACATCCACTGATCATGCGTTTTATGCCAAAAGCACAAGAGAAATTTTATGAATGGTTGGAAAACCTTCATAGAGAAGCAAAAAGTGGTTGTTTCTCAGAAAGCTTACAATCACATGTTTTAAAAATGCCAAAGACCATAGCAAGCCTTGCGTTGATTTTTGAACTTCTTGATAGTGGTGGTTTTGAAATTGGTCTCTATGCCATTACAACAGCATTGCGTTGGGAAAAATATCTGTTAAGTCACGCAAAACGTCTTTATGCGGCG from Bartonella birtlesii IBS 325 harbors:
- a CDS encoding DUF3987 domain-containing protein — its product is VTLSIIGGIQPSRIIPIIQAMHHGTNNDGLLQRFQMLVWPDENQEWKLIDRPPNQEGWQKYEGVFRSFRDKRLGSPEHPLIMRFMPKAQEKFYEWLENLHREAKSGCFSESLQSHVLKMPKTIASLALIFELLDSGGFEIGLYAITTALRWEKYLLSHAKRLYAAHDTLTAERAKLIVERCDCLPNVFTARDIYRRCWRSLKDNQTVKQALELLCRCNYIREFPIGENELGRRPDKRYEWHPFVKNKSIKQ